A genomic stretch from Solanum stenotomum isolate F172 chromosome 8, ASM1918654v1, whole genome shotgun sequence includes:
- the LOC125875264 gene encoding metallothionein-like protein type 2 isoform X2, whose amino-acid sequence MSGCGSSCGCGSSCSCGKGGRCNMYPDLEKSTTLTIIEGVAPMNNKGMVEGSVEKATEGGNGCKCGSGCNCDPCNC is encoded by the exons atgTCTGGTTGTGGTTCAAGCTGCGGTTGTGGTTCTAGCTGCAGTTGCGGCAAGGGTGGAAG GTGCAACATGTACCCTGATTTGGAGAAGTCAACTACCCTTACCATCATCGAGGGAGTTGCACCTATGAACAA CAAGGGAATGGTTGAAGGATCAGTTGAGAAGGCAACAGAAGGAGGGAATGGGTGCAAGTGTGGATCAGGCTGCAACTGTGACCCTTGCAACTGTTGA